The following proteins come from a genomic window of Phnomibacter ginsenosidimutans:
- the aat gene encoding leucyl/phenylalanyl-tRNA--protein transferase: MTTLHILDDKLWFPPVTAADAEGLLAAGGDLRPERLLLAYRKGIFPWYDGDVPLWWSPDPRFVLFPDELNISKSMQQVLRRNVFQFSRNQCFAEVMAHCKTTPRPGQDGTWISPAMQDAYTQLHHLGRAISFEAWQQGQLVGGLYGVLLGKVFFGESMFSHVSNASKAAFMYAVQWLQQQGIVLIDCQVYTAHLESLGARFIDRKGFMDLLEEHIALSERREDRKSER; this comes from the coding sequence TTGACAACGCTCCACATTCTCGACGACAAACTTTGGTTTCCGCCCGTAACTGCTGCCGATGCAGAGGGACTGCTGGCGGCGGGTGGCGATTTGCGCCCCGAACGGTTGCTGCTGGCGTACCGCAAAGGCATCTTTCCCTGGTACGATGGTGATGTACCCTTGTGGTGGAGCCCCGATCCTAGGTTTGTACTGTTTCCAGATGAATTGAACATCAGCAAAAGCATGCAGCAGGTGTTGCGCAGAAATGTGTTTCAGTTTAGCCGCAACCAGTGCTTTGCTGAAGTGATGGCCCATTGCAAAACCACACCCCGCCCCGGGCAGGATGGCACCTGGATATCGCCGGCCATGCAGGATGCGTATACGCAACTGCATCACTTGGGCCGTGCCATCAGTTTTGAAGCCTGGCAGCAAGGCCAGCTGGTGGGTGGCTTGTACGGCGTTTTGTTGGGCAAAGTGTTTTTTGGTGAAAGCATGTTTAGCCATGTGAGCAATGCCAGCAAAGCCGCCTTTATGTATGCCGTGCAATGGTTGCAGCAGCAAGGCATTGTGCTCATCGATTGTCAGGTGTACACAGCCCACCTCGAAAGTTTGGGCGCAAGGTTTATAGATCGGAAGGGGTTTATGGATTTACTGGAAGAACATATAGCATTGTCCGAAAGACGGGAAGACCGGAAGTCCGAAAGATGA
- a CDS encoding ATP-dependent Clp protease adaptor ClpS: protein MITFYSEPNPELKPDEDTLVLEDGGYSLIVWNDDVNSFDWVIQALMEIVGHSAEQAEQCALIIHMRGKYAVKHGGFEELKVMAEGITDRGINATVEAVAV from the coding sequence ATGATTACTTTTTACTCCGAACCAAACCCCGAACTGAAGCCTGATGAAGACACACTCGTGTTGGAGGATGGCGGGTACAGTCTCATTGTTTGGAACGATGACGTAAACAGTTTTGACTGGGTGATTCAGGCCCTAATGGAAATTGTGGGCCACTCTGCCGAGCAGGCCGAGCAATGCGCCCTCATTATACACATGCGGGGCAAATATGCCGTGAAGCATGGCGGTTTTGAAGAGCTGAAAGTAATGGCTGAAGGCATCACTGACCGTGGTATCAATGCTACCGTTGAAGCCGTAGCCGTATAA